A segment of the Prochlorococcus marinus str. MIT 9215 genome:
TACTAACGATAGTAGAAATAATACATCATTTGCAGCTGGCCCTTTTATGCTTTTTAAGAAAGAATCCTATGAATTGATTGGCGGACATGAAGACACTTTTGATGAGGTAGTTGAAGATATAGCTCTGGCCAAAAAGATCAAAAATAGAAATTTAAAATTAAATTTTTTAATAGCTATTAAAGATATTTCACTAAATATGTATCAGGATTTCAATTCCCTAATTGAGGGATGGAGTAAAAACTGGTTTTTAGGTTTAGAGAAAGATCTCTTAAGATCAATTTCAGGATCAATATTTGTATTTTTAAATTTTAGTCTTCCTTGGTTATTATTTTTTATCTCTTTAATTATTTTGTTAAATAATTATTCTTTAAATATTTTATGCACAACTTTATTCTCTTTTCTGGCCTTATGTACTTATCTTTTTAAAAGAATTTGGTTAAAAGTGAAATATGAAATCCCATCAAAATATTGGTATTTGAATGGCATAGGAGGGATAATTGTATTTTATATTAGTCTGCTTTCGATTTATAAAACATATACAGGAAATGGTTGGACCTGGAAGGGAAGAAATTTATCTAAAGGTTAATTCCTTATTTAAATTAATTACTTTTAATTAAGAGAAATAAAATTTGAAAACCGCTCAAAAGTCAATATCTAAATATCACAGGATTTTGATATCTTTGACACCTCTTTTTAAATTTTTATTTATTAGGTTATTTAAAACTTATAAGACATTGGAAATTACTTTAGTTGGAATTGGTTTATTAATTGGATTAGTCCTAAGTTGGATTATGGGACTTTCGGGTGGAGATGTTTTTATATGGATTTTCTGCTTATATTTTGGATTACAAGTTGGGCAATTAATTTTTTCAGAAGATAGTAACGATGATGATGATGATTTTGGTGGAGGTATTTTAACTCCAGTTTTTCAAGGTAATTAATTTAGAATTAGTCCACCATTAGCTCACTTTTGTTTTTATTTTTTTTAATTTTGATAATAGTTCTTTATCTAAATAATCTTTGGATAAGAAAGATTTTTTTTAAAGGATTAAATTTTTATCGTTATAAGGATATTTTGTTACATCAATAGATTTTGAATTAATTTAGGATTTTACATATTTTTCATTTATAAGTGAATATGAATAAGCATAATAATAACGCATTATCAATCTGTAAATATATATTAGATTCTATGATTTATAGACAAAAGTTACTTGGGGAAGAAGAAAATTTAAAAAACAAATTAGCATTAATTGAGGAGTATAGAGAATGGATAACTGAGGGGATTTTTGAAAGTAATGCCCTTTATATAATTGATAAAAGATAATTAATATTTAAAAACAAATCATGAATTAACCTAAATCTCAATTAATTTAAACTTTAGAATTATCAATTAATTATTCTCAAAAAAGAAAAAATAATTTAGAAAAAATAACTTTTATTAAAGTTAATTAGTTTAAAACTAAACCACCATCAACTACTAAATTTTGACCAGTGACTGCCCTCGACCAAGGGGAAGCAAAAAATAATACGGCATCTGAAAAGTCTTCTGTAGTGGTAACTTTTCTTAAGGGTGTAATGCTGGAAATATATTCAAAAACACTATCTGGAGTACCCTTGCTAGCATCAGTGACCTTTAATAAGCCTCCTGAAACCATATTTACTGTGATATTAAATTGCCCTAGATCTATCGCTGCAGTTCTTGTAAGTGATAATAATCCGCCTTTGGCTGCAGTGTAATCATGGTAGGGAATTACTGGATTTTGAAATAAATTAGTCCCTATAGTTATCACTCTTCCAAAAGAATTATTTTTCATATTTGGTGTAAAAATATTGAGCAAATTTAGAAATCCCTTTTGAGTAGTTTCAATCTGGTTTTGGAAATCTTGCCACTCTATAGTGTCTATTTTTTTTCTTTGATCACCATTGAAAATAAAATCATTTATTGCGTTGTGGATTATCGTATCCACTCTGATATTTTGACTTGCCAATTCTTCGTGCATTTTAGATACTTGATCTTTTTCTCTGATATCCCCTTTTACTAAAATTGCATTCTCTCCTAATGAATCAGATAAATTTTTTGCACTTTCATATGAATTTCTGTAGTTGATAATTACTTTTGCACCCTCTCTATGAAACGATCTTGCGATTTCGGAACCTAATCCTCTCCCTGCACCTGTTACTAAAACGGTCTGTTTCTCTAATGGTAAATTCATAATTTTTCGATATGAGAATTAATGCCCTAAATTAAAATTTTATTCTAGATGAAAAAATAAAATTGTTAAATGTAAAATTTTTTACTATCTATTTTTGTTTTTATTTTTGTTTGAAATTTTGATAATTTTTTTAACCTTGATAATCTAATTGTAGGAAAAGATTTTTTCTGAATAAAAATCATGATAGATCTGAAAAGAAATAGTAAAAAGGAACCTGTAAAAGCTACTGGATTAAGAATCCGAGCATCTTCGTCTTATTCCCCTAATCAGAAAGAAGATTTCAAAATAAGTAGAGGAAGGTTTTCCAATTTTTTAACCTGTAAAAGATGTTTTTATTTGGATAGAGTAAAAGGCTTAGACCCACCAGGAACACCTGGATGGACTTTAAATGAAACTACTGATTTGCTGTTAAAAAAAGAATTTGATTATTGCCGAGAAAGACAAATTCCACATAGATTATTTATCGATAATGATTTAAGTCATCTAGTTCCTTTTGATCATCCTGAGATAGATGATTGGCGTAATTCACTCCATAAAGGGTTGATGCTTCGTCATAAGGATACAAATATAATCTTGACTGGAGGAGTTGATGATATTTGGCAGCATAAGATTACAAAGCAATTAATAGTTGTTGATTACAAATCGCAGGCAAAACTTGGGAGAGTAGATAAACAAAATTATCTTGATGATCCATATCATGAGGGTTATAAAATCCAAATGGATTTCTATGCCTATCTTCTGAAGGGAATGGGATTTGATGTTCATAAAACATCTTATTTTTTAGTTTGTAATGCAAAAAGAGATGACGAGGAATTTAATAAAAGAATGAATTTCGATGAATATCTAGTTCCTTATGATTGGAATATTGATTGGATTGAAGAAAAAATAGAGGAGATGGTTTCTTTGATGAATAAAGATCAAATCCCGGAACCAAATTTATCCTGCAAAAATTGTGCTTATTCCGAGCAATATGCCAAGTTAGTTTGTAATCCTATGAAAAATGATAGTAAAGAGATTCAGGGAAATCTTTTTTAGCCCTCTTTTAACTGATTGGAAATGAAATTTAGCGTAATTGTTTGACTAAATTATCAATAAGAACCTAAGTGCTAGCGGTAACCAGAGACATAGAAGCAGCATTACTAATAGAGTAATCGCATTGAGATTTGGGTTGTACTGCTCTTTTAAAATTTTTGTTTTCATAATTTATCTTGCTTTCTTAAGTTTGATCTCTCTTCGGATAAGCAAAGCTATAACAACAACGCACATGTTCATTAGAAAAACGTCTAACGGCATTTTAATAAAAAGGTCTCTAGCTAATTGATAGCAAGATTATTGCGATACGAATCAAAAAAAAAATAATTAAATTGAGATCTTATCAACCATTAATATATCTTGAACTTTGATTGTATCTCTTTTCTCTTCATCTTCTGTACCTTTATAAGATTCGATCTCAGACTGAATTTTTTTCTTGTAGATACCTTTTATATAGTCCATTTCTCTTTTATCTTTATCCAGAATTGAGAATGGTGATCTTTTTAAGTTCATAACAATCTCCTAGTAAATAAGTTTTGATTAACTCCAGTTTTTATCAGATTCAACAAGGCTATCCAATGTTTGCTGATTCCTGATTTCTTCCTCAAGAAGTTCTTGTTTGGATCTTTCTTCAATCTCAGATTTTTGATTTTCTTTTAGTGAGGATTTGGTAGACATCTGCTCATGGCGACTACTTCTATTTTCTAACTAATCAGATAAGAAGTCTGACAAATAATTATGTACGGTTTGAGGTACTACCATATACGGATAAAGGATCAACAATTGAATTTGAATATGGTTAAAATGCAGTGAGCTTTTGACCAACCAGAACAAACATATCTGCTAAATTTGGTATATTCCACGAAATATTTTGAAGATTTACTCAAACTTACTTAGTCTTATGATTTAATCAATAAAAATTGAATTAGTAACCAATATTATTTTTAGGATCTGTGATGTAAATAATTAAATTTAAAACAAGGTTTGGAGGTAAATTTAAAGGCTTTAAAAGTAGCAAAGCCATTCCTTGAGTTATATTAAAACCTTTCTTTTCCAATTAGTCGGGAAGTTGGTGGGTAGGTGGCGCATGAAATTTTCTTTTTTTTCTTTTTGATCTCTTATAAAAAACAAACAAATATAATCCTAACAATGGAAGTAATAAACCTTCAACAAATAAAGGAAAGTTAATCATAATCATCAAACCATGTATAAATGTATTATTTAGCTATTTATACCAAAGTAACACTTTAATTATTGACAGTCGATCTAAAATAAGGGTCAATTAGCTCCTTTTGCAGCATTTGCAAATTATATAGAATTAGAAAAAAATCCTTTAAGAGATATAAGATTGCATCATTACCCATCTATTAAAGAAAAGTTTTCTAAAGACGCTTTAAAAAGCATGGTACTTTCTGTTGGTTGAGATGATATAGTTTGAGAAATTATTTTCTGCAGATTCAATAATTATTTTTTAATTGAATTTATCTCAAATTGTATTACTTTACTTATTTTTTCTGCAATTATTTCATTACCTTTTTTATTACTATGTCTGGGGTCAGTATAAAGTTTATCATCTTTATTTAATAGACTATCTGAAATGTCATAACAGAAATCAAGTTTCTGACATCTTTTCTTCAACTCAACATAAAGATTAGAAATATCATATAAATAATTTTCTTTATTAGATAAAGTCCTTTTTACATTTATATCTTCATTGGGATATTTTTCATTTAAATAATCTATTATTCTCTTATTGCTATTATAAGACTGGGTTACATTATCCACTTTCATTGTTGGTTGAAGAAAAGTTAAGTATTTTATTCCATTTTCTTTCGCTATTAGATTTGAGTAAATCAAATTTCTTTCAAAAATATCTCCTACTTTTTTATATAGCTTGTTATTTCCCCAATTTTTAATATTGTCTCTAGCTAATCTTCCTTCTCCAAGTGAATATTTTTCTTTTAAAAGTTTTTTTGTATCAATAAAGCTCAAAAATCTTTGAATATTAGATTTATATTTTGGGAATAAATCTAAGCAGAACCATTCACACTTTTTGAATCTCTTGTTATCAACGACAATTACGGATTGATTTTCTTTGCTAACTTTATACTCAAAATATGATTTATAAATAGTGTCATTTTCAGTAATGTATCCATTAGTAAGATTTCTTACAAAATATACTTCATTGACACCAGTTAAACTTATTGCAAAATCTGCAGGAAAAGTACTACTAGATTTTAGTAATGAAATAACCTCTTGAGAAGTAGTGAATCCACCTTGAGCATAATTTATGATGTCAATATTAGAATCTACATCATTTTCGTAAAGATTCTTCCCCAATAATTCAGGCCAAGTTCCTCCTTTTGATGAATATTTAAGTCCGTAAGGATCAGATGTAGAACCACCTAAAGTAATTATTTTGATAGGATTTTTGTTGATATTATTTTGGAAATACTTTATTGCATAATCTTCTTCTTGGCGGTCATAACCAGTTTCAAATTCTTTATTAATTAAATAATGCTTATGCCCAGTTGTTCCAGACATCTGAAACAATAACTTATATGTTTTCTCGCCACCTATACCAGCTCGTCTTCTAAGGCCTATAGCTATTCCTAATCCAATTTCAATAGTTAATATTAAAAGACCAAATATTAGGGAGTTAATAAGTAAAAATTTATAAAATTTCATAAGTAATAAATTTTAGAAAATTAATCTGACATGCTCACGATTATAAATTTATAAAGCATATTTTTGAAATTTCAAAAACTATATTTATATAAATTAAAAAATTGTATAAATAAATGGTGCTATTACTGATCCTTGTGTAAAGACTATTAATGCTCCCATTAAAACTATCGTAATAATTAATGGTGCAAGCCAATATTTCTTCCTGACTCTTAGTAAGTCGAAAATATCTTTTGCTAATTCAAAAAAATCTTTAGCTCAAAAAATCACATCTAATATTCAATGGAGAAGCAATGCTCTTCATGTTAGAAACTAATATTTATTTTTTCTTCCAATGATTACAAAAAAACCACCTTCTTGAATCTGATTCATATTAAAAAGCATTAAAAATTCATTTATGAAAGATAGTTTAGGTTCTTCTCTAGTTTGAAAAAGTGGCTTAGAAATATCATCTGAATGTGGAATTAAATTTACAAACTCTACACCTTCTTCCTTAAACCATTGCATTGTTTGAGATGGCAAATGCAATGTTTCATGAGGATTTAGAAATTGATCTGTCACCCATGCATTTCTTTTATCTTTACTCTTTATTTTTAAAGATGTCTGATCTAAGAAAAATATATTTTTGCCAAGAAGCCTAGCCAATTTTTGTTTAACTTTAGTAAAAAATCTTCCATATTTGTGGTATAAACCAATAACTATTAAACCTCCAGGTTTTGTTACTTCTACTAGAGAATTAAAAGCTTTTCTTGCGTCTTTCGTATGATGAAGTACTCCATTACTTATTGTAAAATCAAAGTAATTTTTTTTGAATTTTAAATCAAAAACATCCATTTTCATAAAATATACATTTTTTATATCGTTTTCAATTCTAAATTTCTCCCCAAGTATTAGTGAGCCATTGGATATATCTACACTAAAAATATTTCTATTACCCCTGGCCAAAAAAAGCGACAATTGACCTGTACCGCAACCTAGTTCGAGAGTATTAGTTCCATAACTCAATTCTTGATCAATTCTTTTTGTAAATAAATTTTTGATTCCCTTATCGTATAAAGATGCGTAGTCTTCACAATCATCATAATTTGGGAACCTGACTTCATCATAAAATTCAGACATTTTATTTGTAAGATTATCCAAATCATCAGAAATAAAATTTGGTATTGAATTTTTTATTAAATTCAAATTTTTATTATCCAAATAAAGTTTTTCTTCTTTATGCTCAATTTTCTTGAAAAATGCGTCTTTAATCTTTTCGTATCTTTTTAAGTCTGACATAACCATTATAAAAAACTGAAGAGTTTAATTAATATTGTATCTGTTTTAAAAAGCATGTATAATCTTATTCAACATCGATCGTAATATAACTTTTGACCACATACATCCTAGGAATATCTTGTTTTTATCATGATAGTGCAGCTTCACTTATCAAAGATGGAGAGATTATTAGTGCTGTCCAGGAGGAAAGATTTACAAGAAAAAAGCATGATTCGAGTTTCCCTCTTAAGTCAATTAAATACTGCCTTAACTCCCAAAGAATCAATTTAAAAGATATTAGTGCAATTGTCTATTATGAAAAACCACTTCTTACGTTTGAAAGACTACTTGAAACATATATTGGAACCGCGCCAAGAGGTATAAGATCTTTTATTGCATCTATGCAAGTATGGCTTAAAGAGAAAATTTACTTAAAGTCTTTTATCAGAAATGAATTTAAAAAAATACAAAAAGAACTAATACCGCAAGAAAAACCTTTTATCCCAAAATTACTTTTTTCCGAACATCACCTATCACATGCTGCATCTGCATTTTATCCAAGTCCTTTTAAGGAAGCTGTAATTTTATGTATGGACGCAGTCGGTGAGTGGGTGACTACCTCTGCTTGGATTGGTAAAGACAATAAAATTACTCCATTATGGGAGATCAACTTTCCACATTCATTAGGACTGCTTTATTCAGCTTTTACATATTATTGTGGTTTTAAAGTTAACTCTGGAGAATATAAACTTATGGGTTTAGCACCTTATGGTGATCCAAAATATGTTGATTTAATCAAAGATAATTTAATTGAAATTAAGGAAGATGGAACTTTCCGACTTGATATGAGTTATTTCAAATTTCATCGTGGATTTAGAATGACTAGTAAAAGATTTCATAATTTATTCAAAAATTTACCTAGAGATGAAAATGAGAAAATCACTCAATTCTATATGGATATTGCAGCATCAATTCAAGTAGTTACTGAAGAAATTGTATTAAAAATAGTGAAAACATTAAGAAAAGAGACTGGAT
Coding sequences within it:
- a CDS encoding 3-oxoacyl-ACP reductase — encoded protein: MNLPLEKQTVLVTGAGRGLGSEIARSFHREGAKVIINYRNSYESAKNLSDSLGENAILVKGDIREKDQVSKMHEELASQNIRVDTIIHNAINDFIFNGDQRKKIDTIEWQDFQNQIETTQKGFLNLLNIFTPNMKNNSFGRVITIGTNLFQNPVIPYHDYTAAKGGLLSLTRTAAIDLGQFNITVNMVSGGLLKVTDASKGTPDSVFEYISSITPLRKVTTTEDFSDAVLFFASPWSRAVTGQNLVVDGGLVLN
- a CDS encoding PD-(D/E)XK nuclease family protein, which codes for MIDLKRNSKKEPVKATGLRIRASSSYSPNQKEDFKISRGRFSNFLTCKRCFYLDRVKGLDPPGTPGWTLNETTDLLLKKEFDYCRERQIPHRLFIDNDLSHLVPFDHPEIDDWRNSLHKGLMLRHKDTNIILTGGVDDIWQHKITKQLIVVDYKSQAKLGRVDKQNYLDDPYHEGYKIQMDFYAYLLKGMGFDVHKTSYFLVCNAKRDDEEFNKRMNFDEYLVPYDWNIDWIEEKIEEMVSLMNKDQIPEPNLSCKNCAYSEQYAKLVCNPMKNDSKEIQGNLF
- a CDS encoding class I SAM-dependent methyltransferase; protein product: MSDLKRYEKIKDAFFKKIEHKEEKLYLDNKNLNLIKNSIPNFISDDLDNLTNKMSEFYDEVRFPNYDDCEDYASLYDKGIKNLFTKRIDQELSYGTNTLELGCGTGQLSLFLARGNRNIFSVDISNGSLILGEKFRIENDIKNVYFMKMDVFDLKFKKNYFDFTISNGVLHHTKDARKAFNSLVEVTKPGGLIVIGLYHKYGRFFTKVKQKLARLLGKNIFFLDQTSLKIKSKDKRNAWVTDQFLNPHETLHLPSQTMQWFKEEGVEFVNLIPHSDDISKPLFQTREEPKLSFINEFLMLFNMNQIQEGGFFVIIGRKNKY